A genomic region of Synechococcus sp. NOUM97013 contains the following coding sequences:
- the alaS gene encoding alanine--tRNA ligase translates to MAVARSSRTDAARPCTGAEIREAFLAFFEERGHKRMASASLVPDDPTVLLTIAGMLPFKPIFLGQQERPAPCATSSQKCIRTNDIENVGRTARHHTFFEMLGNFSFGDYFKQQAIEWAWELSTQVFGLDPKNLVVSVFREDDEAEQIWREVVGVNPKRIIRMDEEDNFWASGPTGPCGPCSEIYYDFKPELGDDGIDLEDDDRFIEFYNLVFMQSNRDAEGTLTPLANRNIDTGMGLERMAQILQKVPNNYETDLIFPLIQAAAERAGVDYHQLDDKGKTSLKVIGDHSRAVTQLISDGVTASNLGRGYILRRLLRRVVRHGRLLGIDKPFLQAMGEASIALMQSAHPQLLERREVILAELQREEARFLETLERGEKLLADVLAAKPSQISGEQAFELYDTYGFPLELTQEIAEEHGLAVDVAGFETAMEQQRQRAKAAAVSIDLTLQDAIDQVAAGLQDTEFRGYEQLEQSSSIQALVVNGEPAQTAVAGDAVQVVLDVTPFYGEGGGQIGDRGTLVADGEAGDGLIVMVEAVSRNRSVFVHSGRVERGALSVGDVVHGRVDRACRRRAQANHTATHLLQSALKQVVDPGIGQAGSLVSFDRLRFDFHCPRAVTVEELERIESLINGWIADAHALEVQEMAIEQAKAAGAVAMFGEKYADVVRVVDVPGVSMELCGGTHVGNTAEIGLFKIVSESGVAAGIRRIEAVAGAAVLPYLNERDAVVKQLGERFKAQPAEIVERVTALQDELKATGKALAAAQAELAVAKSAALASKAVALGDFKLLVERLDGVDGAGLQGAAQSLADQLGDGAAVVIGGLPDPADQGKVILVAAFGKSVIAAKLQAGKFIGGIAKLCGGGGGGRPNLAQAGGRDGAALEGALEHAKTSLQQELQG, encoded by the coding sequence ATGGCTGTTGCACGATCGTCGCGAACCGATGCAGCGCGTCCCTGCACCGGTGCAGAGATCCGAGAAGCGTTTCTGGCCTTCTTTGAAGAGCGCGGCCACAAGCGTATGGCCAGCGCCTCGTTGGTGCCTGACGACCCCACGGTGCTGCTCACCATTGCCGGGATGCTGCCGTTCAAACCGATTTTCCTTGGCCAGCAGGAGCGTCCAGCCCCTTGTGCCACCAGTTCTCAGAAGTGCATCCGCACCAACGACATCGAGAACGTGGGCCGCACCGCCAGGCACCACACCTTCTTCGAGATGCTCGGCAACTTCTCGTTTGGGGACTACTTCAAACAGCAGGCGATCGAGTGGGCCTGGGAGCTGAGCACGCAGGTGTTCGGTCTCGATCCCAAGAATCTGGTGGTGAGTGTCTTCCGGGAAGACGACGAAGCCGAGCAGATCTGGCGTGAGGTGGTGGGGGTGAACCCCAAGCGGATCATCCGCATGGATGAGGAAGACAACTTCTGGGCCTCCGGTCCCACCGGACCGTGTGGACCCTGTTCGGAGATCTACTACGACTTCAAGCCGGAACTGGGCGATGACGGCATCGATCTGGAAGACGACGACCGCTTCATCGAGTTCTACAACCTGGTGTTCATGCAGTCGAACCGCGATGCGGAGGGAACGCTCACGCCGCTCGCGAACCGCAACATCGACACCGGCATGGGTCTGGAGCGTATGGCTCAGATCCTGCAGAAGGTTCCCAATAACTACGAAACCGATCTGATCTTTCCGCTGATTCAGGCGGCTGCTGAGCGGGCTGGTGTGGACTACCACCAGCTCGACGACAAGGGCAAGACGTCGCTCAAGGTGATCGGTGACCACAGCCGTGCGGTCACCCAGCTGATCAGCGATGGCGTCACCGCCAGCAACCTCGGCCGCGGCTACATCCTGCGGCGCCTGCTGCGCCGTGTGGTGCGCCATGGCCGTTTGCTCGGCATCGACAAGCCGTTTCTTCAGGCCATGGGCGAGGCCTCCATCGCCCTGATGCAATCAGCACACCCGCAACTTCTGGAGCGCCGGGAGGTGATCCTGGCGGAACTGCAACGGGAGGAAGCACGCTTCCTGGAGACGTTGGAACGCGGCGAGAAGTTGCTCGCGGATGTGCTCGCCGCCAAGCCGTCGCAGATCAGTGGTGAGCAGGCGTTTGAGCTCTACGACACCTATGGCTTCCCTCTGGAGCTCACCCAGGAGATCGCTGAGGAGCATGGCCTTGCTGTGGATGTCGCCGGGTTTGAGACGGCGATGGAGCAGCAGCGTCAGCGGGCGAAAGCAGCTGCGGTGAGCATTGATCTCACGCTGCAAGACGCGATCGATCAGGTGGCCGCAGGACTGCAAGACACCGAATTCCGGGGTTATGAGCAGCTGGAACAAAGCAGCAGCATTCAGGCCCTGGTGGTCAACGGTGAGCCGGCGCAGACCGCTGTTGCTGGCGATGCCGTGCAGGTGGTGCTGGATGTCACGCCGTTCTATGGCGAAGGCGGTGGCCAGATCGGTGATCGCGGCACCCTGGTGGCGGACGGCGAGGCTGGCGATGGCTTGATCGTGATGGTCGAGGCCGTCAGCCGCAATCGCAGTGTGTTCGTGCACAGCGGTCGTGTGGAGCGTGGTGCGCTGTCGGTAGGCGATGTGGTGCACGGCCGGGTGGACCGTGCCTGCCGCCGTCGTGCCCAGGCCAATCACACCGCCACACACCTGTTGCAGTCAGCGCTCAAACAGGTGGTGGATCCCGGCATCGGTCAGGCCGGCTCTCTGGTGAGTTTTGACCGCCTTCGCTTCGATTTCCACTGCCCGCGAGCCGTCACCGTCGAGGAACTGGAACGCATTGAGAGCTTGATCAACGGTTGGATCGCCGATGCCCATGCGCTTGAAGTGCAGGAGATGGCGATCGAACAAGCCAAAGCCGCCGGCGCGGTGGCGATGTTCGGTGAGAAATATGCCGATGTGGTGCGTGTGGTGGATGTGCCGGGCGTGTCGATGGAGCTCTGCGGTGGCACCCATGTGGGCAACACGGCGGAGATCGGTCTGTTCAAGATCGTGAGTGAGAGCGGTGTCGCCGCCGGCATTCGCCGCATCGAAGCTGTGGCCGGTGCTGCGGTGCTGCCTTATCTCAATGAACGTGATGCGGTGGTGAAGCAGCTGGGTGAGCGCTTCAAGGCGCAGCCTGCGGAGATTGTGGAGCGGGTGACGGCTCTGCAAGACGAGCTGAAGGCCACCGGCAAGGCGCTGGCCGCGGCGCAGGCTGAACTGGCAGTGGCCAAGTCAGCGGCACTGGCTTCGAAGGCTGTTGCGCTGGGCGACTTCAAGCTGCTGGTGGAACGGCTCGATGGTGTGGATGGCGCAGGTCTGCAGGGGGCTGCCCAGAGCCTTGCGGATCAGCTGGGGGATGGTGCTGCGGTGGTGATCGGTGGACTGCCGGATCCAGCTGATCAGGGCAAGGTGATTTTGGTGGCGGCCTTCGGTAAGTCGGTGATTGCCGCCAAGCTCCAGGCCGGCAAGTTCATCGGTGGCATCGCCAAGCTCTGTGGCGGCGGTGGCGGCGGCCGTCCCAACCTGGCTCAGGCTGGAGGGCGCGATGGGGCGGCCCTGGAGGGTGCTTTAGAACATGCAAAAACTTCGTTGCAGCAAGAGCTGCAGGGGTAA